The Streptomyces kanamyceticus genome window below encodes:
- a CDS encoding C40 family peptidase yields MSAHRKPKQRSLSGNTARTAVTIALAGAASATAFDGVGNAEPRLSPAEVKSKVDSLYREAEIATEKYNGAKEKAEKAEKSLGVLRDEAARKTAKLNSAREEVGSYATAQYRTGGIDPTVQLALSSDPEQFLDRAALADRAGNRQAATVSGIHKQLQEIDQLRSEADDRLDAFHKRQAELKKQKKTVTGKLDEAKRLLSQLTGEQRAALAHPDGDRATRSDARAAAVGGSAKAPNSRAASAVSYAYKAIGSPYVWGATGPSAFDCSGLTQAAYRSAGVSLPRTTYAQIAAGERIPRSALRPGDLVFFYSGISHVGIYVGNGQMIHAPNPSAPVRLAPIDQMPFAGATRVA; encoded by the coding sequence GTGTCAGCGCACCGCAAGCCCAAGCAGCGCTCGCTCAGCGGCAACACCGCCCGCACGGCCGTCACCATCGCCCTCGCGGGAGCCGCGTCGGCGACCGCGTTCGACGGCGTGGGCAACGCGGAACCCCGCCTCAGCCCCGCCGAGGTGAAGTCCAAGGTCGACTCGCTCTACCGCGAGGCGGAGATCGCCACCGAGAAGTACAACGGCGCGAAGGAGAAGGCCGAGAAGGCCGAGAAATCCCTCGGAGTGCTGCGCGACGAGGCGGCCCGCAAGACGGCGAAGCTCAACTCCGCCCGCGAAGAAGTCGGTTCGTACGCCACCGCCCAGTACCGCACCGGCGGCATCGACCCGACCGTGCAGCTGGCCCTCTCCTCCGACCCCGAACAGTTCCTCGACCGCGCCGCGCTCGCCGACCGGGCGGGCAACCGCCAAGCGGCGACCGTCAGCGGCATACACAAGCAGCTCCAGGAGATCGACCAGCTGCGCTCCGAGGCGGACGACCGCCTCGACGCCTTCCACAAGCGCCAGGCGGAGCTGAAGAAGCAGAAGAAGACGGTCACCGGAAAGCTCGACGAGGCCAAGCGGCTCCTCTCCCAGCTCACCGGCGAGCAGCGCGCCGCGCTGGCCCACCCCGACGGCGACCGCGCCACCCGCTCGGACGCCCGTGCCGCCGCCGTCGGCGGTTCGGCCAAGGCCCCCAACTCCCGCGCCGCGTCCGCCGTCTCGTACGCCTACAAGGCCATCGGCAGCCCCTACGTCTGGGGCGCCACAGGACCGAGCGCCTTCGACTGCTCGGGGCTCACCCAGGCCGCCTACCGCTCGGCGGGCGTCTCGCTGCCCCGCACCACCTACGCCCAGATCGCCGCGGGCGAACGGATTCCGCGCTCCGCGCTGCGCCCCGGTGACCTGGTGTTCTTCTACTCAGGCATCAGCCACGTCGGCATCTACGTGGGCAACGGCCAGATGATCCACGCCCCCAACCCGAGCGCTCCTGTACGGCTCGCGCCCATCGACCAGATGCCGTTCGCGGGCGCCACCCGCGTGGCGTGA